One window of the Leptotrichia massiliensis genome contains the following:
- a CDS encoding DUF6290 family protein yields the protein MITVSINAHPDIEDKINNYVKENNISLNQVMLDLILEKIEDEEDYKLAVEAYEEEKDNRENWISHEDLIKKLGLENEI from the coding sequence ATGATAACCGTTTCTATAAATGCTCATCCTGACATAGAAGACAAAATAAACAACTATGTTAAGGAAAACAATATCAGTTTAAACCAAGTAATGTTAGATTTAATTCTTGAAAAAATCGAAGATGAAGAGGACTACAAATTGGCTGTTGAAGCTTATGAAGAAGAAAAAGACAACAGAGAAAATTGGATTAGTCACGAAGATTTAATAAAAAAATTAGGGTTGGAAAATGAAATATAA
- a CDS encoding M42 family metallopeptidase — MNFDIKWEVLKELTETYAISGFEEDIVDILKKHINLPFSQDGLGSCLFTKEGDGISIMIATHMDEVGFVVKEIDEQGYLYFQNVGNMWSHVLLNQKVAVINEKKNIYYGVIGGPAVHSIKEKEREKVLPIDKLYIDMGVSSKKRIEELGIKVGDMICPYGEMIELNEEGYLAGKSFDNRVSVVTGIWLMNMLKKENTGNKVTLAATVQEEVGLRGARTTAHKVFPDLAIAVDTTLAGDTPLNKNNIKLGKGVAINVIDSMTIMNRGLLIYIENLCRKNDIPYQLSCFTDGGTDAGNIHKSGTGIPATTLSIPMRYMHTHLGVVHKDDIISTLKLLKLIIEDLTAEKYDRILKENYNYSE; from the coding sequence ATGAATTTTGATATAAAATGGGAAGTTTTGAAGGAGCTGACAGAAACTTATGCAATTTCAGGATTTGAAGAGGATATTGTCGATATATTGAAAAAGCATATCAACCTTCCATTTTCTCAGGATGGTCTTGGATCCTGCCTTTTTACAAAGGAAGGAGATGGAATTTCCATAATGATAGCCACTCATATGGATGAAGTAGGATTTGTCGTAAAGGAAATAGATGAGCAGGGATATCTATATTTTCAGAATGTAGGAAATATGTGGTCGCATGTTCTGCTTAATCAGAAGGTGGCAGTTATAAATGAAAAAAAGAATATATATTATGGTGTTATTGGTGGACCTGCAGTCCATTCAATAAAGGAGAAGGAAAGAGAAAAGGTATTGCCAATTGATAAACTGTATATTGATATGGGAGTCAGCAGTAAAAAACGGATTGAAGAACTTGGAATAAAAGTAGGAGATATGATATGTCCGTATGGAGAAATGATAGAGCTGAATGAGGAAGGATACCTTGCAGGGAAATCCTTTGACAATCGTGTAAGTGTAGTGACAGGAATATGGCTTATGAATATGCTGAAAAAAGAAAATACAGGCAATAAGGTTACTCTCGCGGCAACAGTACAGGAGGAAGTTGGGCTAAGAGGTGCAAGAACAACAGCACATAAAGTATTTCCTGACCTGGCAATAGCTGTAGATACTACTTTGGCAGGGGATACCCCCTTGAATAAAAACAATATAAAGCTTGGAAAAGGAGTAGCTATTAATGTTATTGATTCAATGACCATAATGAACAGAGGGCTGCTTATTTATATTGAAAATCTATGCAGAAAGAATGACATTCCTTATCAGCTGAGCTGTTTTACAGATGGTGGGACTGATGCAGGAAATATTCATAAGTCAGGAACTGGAATACCTGCAACAACTTTATCTATACCTATGAGATACATGCATACTCATCTTGGAGTCGTACATAAGGACGATATTATCTCAACATTAAAACTGCTGAAACTGATAATAGAAGATCTGACTGCTGAAAAGTATGACAGAATACTGAAGGAAAACTATAATTACAGTGAATAA
- a CDS encoding Sapep family Mn(2+)-dependent dipeptidase, which translates to MDKNTDDNKKYDKNSNISDEKIILKIKEEVKKIQPELIETIRELVSIYSIQTEPEENAPFGKGPAEALYKALEISEKLGFNTANIDNKIGYAEYVPEEIRKYQEYIGIFGHVDVVPLGEGWKYSPLDGEIENNRIYGRGVLDNKGPILSNLFALHILKKLGIKFDVPVRIVFGTNEETGFACIKHYLTKEKAPVFGWTPDCKWPVVYGERGRLKVRIYSEMKDLEKLYEFVNGYILSAPNNGIKLKINFKDDNFGEMILRGYRFGIAENRHFFEFVMSYPAICKKEQLMDLIRSNLTEGTELEEISNWNPVLYDKSSEYVQTLQKVYNYVTGFNAEPVTTTGGTYAKIIPNIIAYGPSFPGQKDIAHLPDEWLDLSDLEKITEIYALSLYEISKLKNRK; encoded by the coding sequence ATGGATAAAAATACGGATGATAATAAAAAATATGATAAAAACAGTAATATTTCCGATGAGAAAATAATATTGAAAATAAAAGAAGAAGTGAAAAAAATACAGCCAGAATTAATAGAGACAATACGGGAATTAGTTTCTATTTACAGTATTCAGACGGAACCTGAAGAAAATGCTCCATTTGGAAAAGGGCCTGCTGAGGCACTGTATAAAGCTCTGGAAATATCAGAAAAACTGGGATTTAATACAGCGAATATAGATAATAAAATAGGTTATGCAGAATATGTACCGGAAGAAATAAGGAAGTATCAGGAATATATAGGTATTTTTGGACATGTAGATGTTGTTCCTCTTGGTGAAGGGTGGAAGTACTCTCCATTGGATGGAGAAATAGAAAATAATCGCATATACGGAAGGGGTGTTCTTGATAATAAGGGTCCAATTCTATCAAATCTTTTTGCACTCCATATTCTGAAAAAATTAGGAATAAAATTTGATGTTCCTGTAAGAATAGTTTTCGGAACAAATGAAGAAACAGGATTTGCGTGTATAAAACATTATCTGACAAAGGAAAAAGCCCCTGTTTTTGGCTGGACTCCTGACTGTAAATGGCCAGTTGTGTATGGAGAAAGAGGAAGACTTAAGGTAAGAATATATTCTGAAATGAAGGATTTAGAGAAATTATATGAATTTGTAAATGGATATATTTTATCGGCACCTAATAATGGTATAAAATTAAAAATAAACTTTAAGGATGATAATTTCGGAGAAATGATATTAAGAGGGTACAGATTTGGAATTGCTGAAAACAGACATTTTTTTGAATTTGTAATGAGTTATCCTGCAATATGCAAAAAAGAGCAGCTTATGGATTTAATCAGAAGTAATTTGACGGAGGGAACGGAGCTGGAGGAAATTTCCAACTGGAATCCAGTTCTATATGATAAAAGTTCTGAATATGTGCAGACTTTACAGAAGGTATATAATTATGTTACAGGCTTTAATGCAGAACCTGTCACAACGACAGGAGGAACTTATGCAAAGATAATTCCTAATATTATTGCATATGGACCAAGTTTTCCAGGTCAGAAGGATATAGCACATTTACCTGATGAGTGGCTTGATTTATCAGATTTAGAGAAAATAACAGAGATTTATGCACTTTCATTATATGAAATAAGTAAGTTGAAAAATAGAAAATAA
- a CDS encoding N(4)-(beta-N-acetylglucosaminyl)-L-asparaginase — protein sequence MWGIIATWCMAHDGVKEASEILKNDGKAGEAIETAIKNVEDFPFYKSVGYGGLPNEEMEVELDAAYMDGSNFNFGAVCAIKDFANPISVAKDLSYLNENSMLVSEGAEKYAHKRGFERKNMLTERAKIHYRNRLKDMEHIKEIEIKPYSGHDTVGMVCLDKEENIVAGTSTSGLFMKKKGRVGDSPVIGSGLYADSEIGGASATGLGEDIMKGIISYEIVKLMESGLSPQKACEKAVFTFEKKLIKKRGKAGDISVIAMNNKGEWGVATNIENFSFVAGNEKNPVKVYRTKRKGDEMIHEEATEEWLQEYINERTKPLIEK from the coding sequence ATGTGGGGAATAATTGCAACATGGTGCATGGCACATGATGGTGTCAAAGAAGCCTCGGAAATACTGAAAAATGATGGAAAAGCGGGAGAGGCGATAGAAACTGCAATAAAAAATGTTGAAGATTTTCCTTTTTATAAATCTGTAGGTTATGGCGGACTTCCAAATGAAGAAATGGAAGTGGAACTGGATGCGGCGTACATGGATGGAAGCAACTTTAATTTTGGTGCAGTCTGTGCCATTAAAGACTTTGCCAATCCTATATCTGTCGCTAAGGATTTAAGTTATTTAAATGAAAACAGCATGTTAGTAAGTGAAGGTGCAGAAAAATATGCACATAAAAGAGGTTTTGAAAGAAAAAATATGCTTACAGAAAGGGCAAAAATACATTACAGAAACAGATTGAAGGATATGGAACATATAAAAGAAATAGAAATAAAGCCCTATTCAGGACATGATACGGTTGGTATGGTGTGCCTTGATAAAGAAGAAAATATAGTTGCAGGAACTTCTACAAGCGGACTTTTCATGAAAAAGAAAGGAAGAGTGGGAGATTCGCCTGTAATCGGTTCAGGACTCTATGCTGACAGTGAGATTGGAGGAGCAAGTGCAACAGGACTTGGAGAAGATATAATGAAGGGGATAATTTCATATGAGATAGTAAAACTTATGGAAAGTGGTCTTTCTCCTCAGAAAGCATGTGAAAAAGCTGTCTTCACTTTTGAGAAGAAATTGATAAAAAAAAGAGGAAAAGCGGGAGATATTTCTGTAATTGCCATGAATAACAAAGGGGAATGGGGAGTGGCTACAAATATTGAAAATTTTTCTTTTGTTGCAGGAAATGAAAAGAATCCTGTAAAAGTATACAGGACAAAAAGAAAAGGCGATGAAATGATACATGAAGAAGCGACTGAAGAGTGGCTACAGGAGTATATCAATGAAAGAACTAAACCTCTTATAGAAAAGTAA